TACATTCCAATGCCTGATCCTCGTTCCGTTGATTCTCTAACACCTAGTTCAAAAATTGAACTAGGATTTTTGACAAGATTTTCTGGAACCCCATTTCCATCATCGTAGTAATTAATGATTAGATTCTTGTCGGTTTTTTCGAAACTTACCTCAATATTCTTTGCTTTTGCCTTTATGGAGTTTGATATGAGATTATCAAATATGATGTCTATATCTATGGGATTAAGCAGATAGAATTTTTCAAAAACGTTTGTTGTCTTAATCGATAGGCTTTTTCTTGACAGACCAATATCTTCTAAATATTCTTTTATATAAGTTGGGAGGTTAACTCTTTGACTTGTGTGCTTGTAGTCGAAATTCGATTTTATAATAATTTGCGAAACCTTTAATGCCTTATCGATACTATTCTTAATAGCATATATTTTCGACTTAATCTTATTATCTATATCTGCTGTGGCCAACAGTTCATTAACATATGTGGATGCATTTCCAACATACAGGTCTATTGAGTGAACCAATTGTTCAGCATCATCACTTAATGTTTTTCTTGTTGAATTAAGATATTGATTCTTTTTTGTTTCAATGTCCAGCTTATCTGACAGCTCTTTGTTTTTTTCAGCTTCTTCTTTGGCTCTTTTTTCTGCGTTAAGCTTATCTAGCTCGGCTTGTAAACGTTGACGTTCTTTTCTCTCAGTTTCCAGTTCGGCTACACGACGTTTTTCTTCTTCCTCTTTTTGTCTTCTTTCCGCTTCTATTCGCTTTAATTCTTCCTCTCTTGCTTTTTGTTCTGCCTCAATTCTCCTTTTTCTTTCCTCTTCCTCTCTTTTTAAGGCTTCTTCTTTCTCCCTCTCTATACGTTTAAAATTTTCTTCGGTTAATTTAACCTGTTGTAACAAAGATTCATCGTTGGTTTTTTCAGCAATTAACTCAAGCTCTTTAATGAATTTGGGTTGTACTATGTCTAATTGTTCATTTACGAAAGAGACTAAGTTTTTATCGTAGCTGACAATATGAATGTTATTATCATCAGAAAGACTTTTAATTAGATTTACAAAATCAAGTTTACTGCCCAAGTTGGAGGCTGCTACATTGTAGTCGTCAGCATCCTTATCTTGCTCCAATCTGTTTCGGAACGCCAATGTATCATCGTTAGATCTAAAATATCCTTTTCTTAAAAAAGCCTCGCCCCATAAAACTCCGACAACGTACCTCTCAAGTCTTTTCATCGATTTCTCGATAAAGAGCTCTTTTAATAAATGCGTTCCTTGGGTATTTACTAATCCACCATCTCTACTAGATACCTCTTTAAACTGCTCAAAGTTCTCGGTCGTAATATCTACTCGGCCAAATAAGTCCCTAGTTCCTAGAAAGCGGTTATATCCTTGTTGTTTTCTCTTATCCAGACCCCAGCTATCATCATCGACATTTCCATAAGGCTGAACTCGAAAGCCATTTTTGAACAAGAATACATTTCCATAGTTTACAGGCTCAATATCCATTATCTTACCAAATTGAACCTTGGCACTTCGATTCAAATAATAAAGATTAATCTTTACATCGTCGATAATCTCAGAGTATATATTTGGTTCTTCAATATGGTAGATAAGAGTTCCTCTATCATAAAGTTTAGTGACAACCTTATTTAGATCTACTTCTAAATCAATTTGAGTTGTCTTGATATTCAAAACATCTAGAATTGAATTCTTAATAGAACCATTTATCTTTTGTCGTTCTGGCTTACCTCTATCACTTTCCAAATATCTTTCACATCTGATTTCAATGTTAAATTCGTCATCAGAGGAAAAAGGATTGATTAGCTTTTCAAGGGAATGCTTTAGTCGGCGAATTTTTTCTTCATCCCATCTTGAATTGAGAACCGATACATCCAGGATTGTTCCATTTTTCGATTTCTTTGGAAAAGCAACGTTCTCAAAGGGTATTTTTAAATATGGAACCTTAATATTTTGGAAACTTTCTTTTGCATTTTTTTCAAAATCTTTCCAGGAAACCGTTATTTGATGTGCGAGATTGTCATTGTATTTTGAGGTTGTCAATGTAAGATTGTTTCCCAATCTGTCACAAGAAAACCTCCCTACACCTTTGGCTCCCGCATAAAATCTTTTGGATTTTAAATTGTCAAGGTGAGATTCTTTTTTTATATCATCATCTTCAGAACCGTCCTGTTTTGCTGAATATGCTACTGCAAACCATTTTGTCCTTAAATCGGATTCTGACATTCCCTTACCATTGTCAGCTATTGTGATTCTATTATCTTCGAAGTTGATAATAACATGCTTAGCGTGAGCATCGTAGGAGTTTTTAACAAGCTCAAAAATTGCTATAAAATCATCGGTAATAAGATCTCTACCAATGATATTTTTCATGCCAGTCTTGACATCGAACGATATGGTTTCAGGAACAGGCATTATTTGTTTAAAATCTTGTTTAAAATCAGACCTGCTTGTTCGCCAAAAAGAGGGGGGATGGCATTGCCAATTTGTGAATACCTTGGTACTTCTTGCGTTCTTCTATCACCGCCAGTAGTATACTTGCTGCGGAATTTATACCAGTCATTAAACGACTGAATTCGAGCATATTCCCTAACAGTAAAAATACGAGGTTCGCAGTAATGTATGTAGTCATCTGGAAGTGTCGTGATAGTAGGCGCAGGTTTTAAACCATCCAAAGGTATTATCGTACGTTTCTTTAAATTGTACTTTTCTTTAATTTGTTTCGAAAGAGTTTTCCCCTTAGTAGCGTGTTGAAGCAAATAATTGAACTTTTCAACTGTCTTCAAATTATGTTTTGCAAAACGATGGCTATCGGGAATCTCATCATCATACCCCGATCTTAGTAATCGTTGATAATTTGAGGACACATTATTATATAAGCCAGAATTAAAGCCTCTAGAGTCCGGGCATTTCGTTTCTTTAATTCTTACTAAATCCGAAATAGCCTCAACCAGATTATTAGAGACCTTGATACCTTTAGATCTAGCAAATGCTTTCTTATTTGACACCAAAAGCTCAAAAAAATCTTTCGGCTGAAAATCAGAGGCAATATCTTTCCTGATACCAACTAAAATAAATCGAGTTCTCTTTTGAGGTACACCAAACTCCGAAAAATCAACAAGTTTCCCATAAACCTCGTAGCCTGGAAATTGTTCTTTTTTCATAACTCGTCTCAGAGACTTCTTAACGTATTCAGAATATATCCTTCCCTTAATTTTATTTTTATCAAACTTTTGGGTAAATCCTTTTACATTCTCGAAGAAGATAAGCTTGGGTTGAACTAATCGTATGAATCTTACATATGATTCAATCAATTTATTTCTAATATCATTTTCAATACGTCGTCCAGCAGTAGAGAACCCTTGACATGGCGGTCCCCCAGCAACTAAATCTATCGTACCTCTTAGTAATCTGAGCTTATCAGCGTATTCATTAATAATGTCATTGATATCGTGGTTTGTCTTTGGTAGCCAATTTGGCCAATCAAAATGACTTTTGTTTTCTATTAAATTATAGTTTAGTGTTTCGAAAGCATCAGGACTCTTCTCGATAGCAAATTTGGCTAACCATTGTTTTGAGTTGAAAAAACCCAACGAGAGCCCACCGCAACCAGCAAATAAATCAATATAAGTGTTCTTAGCCATAATTGCATAAAATAACAAAATATTTGTCAAACAAAAGAAATTTTTAATGACTATGGCTTATTAATGTAAATTGGATGATTTTTCCTATATCAAAAAGTACAAAATTACTATTGGTTTTAAGGTTAAAAGATGTATCTTTATAATTCAAAACGTACTTTGATTTTCAATAATGATATGTTCAAGCGCTAAAAATGATTTTTTAAAATTAAATTGTATGTGCCCGATTCGGTGTCGGTTTATTGGAAAATGTAATGATAAAATATCTAAGTAATTAGATTACAGTATATTAAAGTGGTGCGTGACAAATCCTGCCACCCCGACTAAAAAGCTCTGACTTGCGCCAGGGCTTTTTTTGTTTTCGGCAGGATGAGAACCGTTGGTTCGATATGAAGGCGGATCTTATAGAATCCTTAAGAGATCAGGGGTAAGCCTGTAATAAACAGTTGAATTCTTATAATACTTGCACTTAGATTCTGAGTGAGATATAACTTTTGAGCTTTAGTGTTAAAAAGTTAATTTGTGGAGTCTTAAAGTATTTCCCATTTTTAAGGAATTAAATCAACTTGTATGATTAATGAACTTTTCGAATGTAAAATTTTAAGAGCTAGCAGGACCAGATTATTGCAATTGATAGAAACAGTTGATTACGAAATACTATTCAAAATTCCGGAAGGTTTTAACAATAATATAATTTGGCAAATTGGTCATTGTATTACTTCTCAGCAGAGGCATATGTATATGCGTAGCGGATTACCCATGTATATTTCTAAAGAATTTATGGAATCCTTCAAAATCGGATCGTCTCCAGGTTCCTGGCAAGCTATTCCAGATATTGATGAGGTAAAACATTTATTGATTGATACGGTTAACCACCTCGAATCGGATCTGAAATCCGGATTATTTGTAACCTATGAACCCTTTGATTTACCGATCGGAATTCACGTGAAAAACCATTTCGAGGCATTACAAGCTGCTAACTATCATGAAGCCGAGCATAGTGGAAAGATTTTTATGTATTTGAAGTTATTAGTCAAAGACTGAGGTAGGTCAATGAAGAAGCACATTCAATACTTATTAAAGTAAGTGCTATGAGCAAGTAGTAAAAGATAAGTCATGACCACAAAAACGCTTTATCAATTCAAAAAATATCTATCGTAAAGTTTATTCTGACTTTCAGGTTTACTCTAGTTTTATGAGCTATATTATGGAGTCCTGCCAAGGAGATTTCGAGTATTATAACATTGCTTAATTACCTATTAATGACCCACACCTTTTTTACATTACTGAAGCAATTTATACACAAGTTGGTCCATGTAGGGATTTATCCCGAAATGCCTTATATAGAATCCCGGTATACTAAGCTACTGAACGTCCTTAACTGGCTGGGACTATGTTTTATGCTGGGGTATGCTATACTCAACCTGACTAATGAACGCTATTTTCTCGCCGTATTAAATGTGTTCAATATGGCAGATGCTGCGGCTGTATTGGTCTTGCACCGACTAAGAATGTACCTGAGTGCACGACTGGTAATGGTTGGATGCAGAATCGTAATCTATACGATCTCCGGACTGTATTTTCATAATGGTGCGGAGTACTTCCTATTAACGTTGCTGATTACCACTATTATAATCTTTGAGCATAAGTGGATCAGGATATTTTTGTGTTCTCTTATTACGCTGTCCTGTATAAGTGTTGTGTTATTTCCTCAGCCTCCGTTACTGGGATTACCTGTTATGGAAGAACAGGCAATTGTTAATATGTTGGTGGCCATTGCATTGATTATCGGTACAGTGACATTTTTCAAAAGTATTCAATATGGCTATCAAAAAGAAGTTGAAAAACAGCGGCAGGCTCTGATTGAATTAAACCGGGATAAACAACGTATGTTTTCTATACTTGCGCATGATATCCGAAGTCCGATAGCGACACTCGAAAACTTATTGCAGGTGTTTTATGAGAACTTACTGACACGTTCCGAACAGATGAAAACTACACAACTGTTAAAGGATCAGGTCACACAATTGGGAATCACTATGGATGACCTCTTAAACTGGAGCACCCGCGGGATGCGGGGCATTCAGACGGTCAAAACACCATTTCTTCTTTATCCTGTATTGATGGAATTGTTTCTTTTTTTTGATCTGATCATTAAACAAAAGCAGCTTGAAGTGGAGTTACATATGGATCAAGAAATGATATTGTCTGCAGATCGTGATCAGATTACTGTTGTGATGAGAAATCTGTTGAGTAATGCATGCAAATTCAGTCATACCGGTGGGCAAATACGAATAGCGGCAATAAAAAAGGACAACAGGAGAGAAGTAATCATTGAGGACAAAGGTGTGGGGATGGATGAAAACAGTATCAACAGGCTTTTCACTTCTTCAAATATCTCTACTCAGGGAACTGCAGGTGAGAAAGGATATGGATTGGGTTTGATGCTATGTGCAGAATTTGTACGTTTGAATGAAGGCAACATTACAGTGAAAAGCAGATTTGGAGAAGGTTCTATCTTTACTATTAGCCTGCCTGAATAAGGAAGCCTTTTTATAACTGTATTATTAATAACAGTCAAAAATGAAAATACAAAGTTTAGAAAATACAGATCCTGCGCAACTTATGAAGGTAATTAATATGGCCTTTTCAGATTATATTGTGCCTTTTCAACTCAATTTGGATCAGCTAAAGTTTAAGATTTTTACAGAAGGAATCCGTCTGGATTTATCTTTTGGAGTTTACTCTTCGGAGAGATTAGTTGCTTTTGTATTGCATGGACTTCGCATGATCGGAGATGAGCTTGTTGCTTACAATGCAGCAACGGGAGTAGTGCCGGATTATAGAGGCAGAGGGTTCGTGGGTGCGATGTATGATAAATTGTTGCCAAAATTAAATGAGCTTGGCGTGAAACAAATGATTCTGGAAGTTATTGAAAGAAACCAATCTGCTATTCGCGTTTATGAAAAATTAGGTTATTCAGTCCATAGAAAACTAGACTGTTTTAGCGGTATCGTACAAACTTCCGATCCGGCTCCGGATATCGAGATAAGAGAAATTAAAGAATTCCAATGGCCGGTTTTCACATCATTCTGGGATATACAGCCTTCATGGCAGAATAGCGTGATAACTTTAGAGGACAGTATAGATCATTGCCGTATTGTCGGAGCATATCAGCAGAATACATTAGCAGGTTATGTTGTTTTTAATCCTGTCAGCCGAAGGATTCAGCAGATATCGGTAGCTCAGAACTATCGCCGACAAGGAATTGCGACGAGTATGATATCCTATGTGTCTGCTACTCTTTCAAAGCAGGAGCTGTTTATTAATAATGTTGATCATACTTCAAAAGCGACATTATTATTTATAAAAAGTCTTGGACTTTCCTTTAAACTTGCACAATTTGAAATGTTGAGAATGCTGTAAACCAGTTGTAGTCAAAATAGCAGTATTCCATATTAGTTTTTGTGAAAAAGATGCTGTAAATTATATCGGAATTCTTAAATAGCATAAAAGGATCAGATCACCAAGGCGGAAACGATAAAAAAATAAATGCGATGGTACTAAAATTGATTTATGGATGTTTTCATTTCTAAATACGATATGAAAACTTTGATACCCATACTGACAACACTGTTTTTGCTTGTTTTCTGTAAACAGGATGCGATATCATCGATCACGCATATGAACACAGAGAATAACCTGAATTATGATAAAATTCACAGCATTAAGGATTCGGTTGAAATTTATCATGACTCTTTATATTTTGAGCTGAAACTAAATTTTACTGAGATATCCGGAGCAGAGTTTCGTGCTTATAAAGATAAATACACGACCAGCTGTGTTATAGATTCAAGTCGTTTTATACAAGGTTCAAATATGTATATAGCTCAGAATTGCAAGGAAATCTGTGAAATATATCTTTGTGAAAACAATACAAATAAGAAATTGCTTCTGCCATCCAGTTATGATTCAGGAATAGCAATGACTTTACTTTCCCCATCCTGTACTCAAATGTTAGTATGCTCTTCTTATGATGGTCCGGATTATAGTAATTACTATGAAAGCAGAACGGAAATTTTTGTTTTCCATATAACTACCGGAATGGGAATAAAAGGAGTAAAACCTGCTTTTAAATACTATTCCAGGAACTGGTCAATTGAAGAATTGACTTGGGTAAATGACCATACAATAGCGTTAAAAATCTATGAAGGAAACCGAAATGACAACCAGTTTAAATATTTGAAAACACAGTTTCCTAAAGTAAAATAGTTGTATTGCAAAGATGCCCCAGCTGTTGCTGAGGCATCCACTATTTAAAACGCACCACTGAATTGTTTATCTTATTAGCACCTGATAAAAGTAACAGGAAAGCTGTTTAATCAATAAAATCAAATTTGTCTTCAAACATTTTTCCTACAACGGGAATAGGCTTCTTTTGCTCATTGACAGCATTGATCAGGCCGAATATCCAAAGGATAAACAGGACAATACCGATGTAGCTTAGAAAACTTAAGGCCGGTACTATAAACACAATGATAGAAAGTGCAACATTGATAACTACTGATAAAATAAAGAATCCGAATCCCTGTTTGAGATGATAACTTACTAAATCACTCTTGGGTTGTAAATCTTTGCTTTTTAAATAAGCAACAATCCACCCGATGATTGTCACGTAACTTAAGATAGAAAGTGTCTTTTTGTCCATAATTATTTTATTTATATGCCCAAAAGTATGAACCATTCGGCCGATCTCCTAAGCCGGATTTGTCTTCGGTCACTTTGAATTGGTATTTGTACGGTTTGGTTGTATAAGCGTATGGAGTGATTGATCAATCAGACTTCATTAATTTAAAAAAGGACTCCTTTTTTGCTCTGGATATAGGTACTGTAGTTTTATCTTCCATAAAAATCAGACCTTCTCTCGAAAAGCTTGTGATGTAATTGGTATTGATCAGATGGGATTGATGCACCCGGAAGAATAAGGGCGGTATGAGGATATCCTCATAATTCTTAAGCGGTTTTGAAACAATAATATTTTTGGCACCGGTTAGAAAGAAGGTAGTATAAGATCCTGATGTCTCGCACCGGATAATCTGGTCTATTTTGACAACATGCATAGCCTCCTGTGTCGGCAGAACAATTTTATCAGGGTTCTTTCTGAGGTTATGTGTTAACTCTGATACCTGGCTTTCCTCCAGAAATTTTCCACGAAATTGCGCTATGCGGTCAATAGCAGTTTTTAGATCTTCAGGATCTATAGGCTTTAAAAGGTAATCTATTGCACTGAATTTAAAAGCACGGATGGCATGTTCCTCATAAGCAGTAGTGAAAATAAGATGAAATGACCGGTATGCTGCTTGCTGTAAAACATCAAATCCACTTCCATTTTTAAGCATAATGTCCATAAAGATAAGGTCAGGTTTAAGCCTGTCAATCAACCTTACTGCTTCCTCAGTACTTTCGGCATAACCTATAATCTGCACTTTTGCCGGAGCTGTAATTTCCAGCATTATAGAAAGAGCTTCCCTCAAATGGTATTCATCCTCAATGATAATAGTTCTGTACATATGAATTAATTTATAGGGATTTTTAAAATCACAACACAACCTGGACTGTTATCAGTTGTATCCCTTTCCTCTGTTTGGAATCCGATAAGCGGGTTGTCTTTAAGCATAAGACGGAGACGTTCGTCTGTGATTTGGGAAGACAGTGAACGATGTGCATCTTTCGGCCTTCTATTTCGGGATTCTTTGAGACCTATCCCGTTATCTGTGACCGTGCAGACTAGGATATTGTCTTCTTCATTGACATTAAAGGATATAGTTAATAAGCCCTTTCGATCAAGCAAAGGTTTTAGGCCATGTTCTACCGCATTTTCTATAAAAGGCTGGATTAAAAGGGGAGGTAAAAGGATGTCAGTATCTACGTCATCCTTGCAATGGATCTCATAGTCAAAACTATTGTTAAGTCTCAGCTGCTGTAATTCAATATAATTGCGTAATGTCTGA
The Sphingobacterium spiritivorum genome window above contains:
- a CDS encoding ATP-binding protein, which gives rise to MKNIIGRDLITDDFIAIFELVKNSYDAHAKHVIINFEDNRITIADNGKGMSESDLRTKWFAVAYSAKQDGSEDDDIKKESHLDNLKSKRFYAGAKGVGRFSCDRLGNNLTLTTSKYNDNLAHQITVSWKDFEKNAKESFQNIKVPYLKIPFENVAFPKKSKNGTILDVSVLNSRWDEEKIRRLKHSLEKLINPFSSDDEFNIEIRCERYLESDRGKPERQKINGSIKNSILDVLNIKTTQIDLEVDLNKVVTKLYDRGTLIYHIEEPNIYSEIIDDVKINLYYLNRSAKVQFGKIMDIEPVNYGNVFLFKNGFRVQPYGNVDDDSWGLDKRKQQGYNRFLGTRDLFGRVDITTENFEQFKEVSSRDGGLVNTQGTHLLKELFIEKSMKRLERYVVGVLWGEAFLRKGYFRSNDDTLAFRNRLEQDKDADDYNVAASNLGSKLDFVNLIKSLSDDNNIHIVSYDKNLVSFVNEQLDIVQPKFIKELELIAEKTNDESLLQQVKLTEENFKRIEREKEEALKREEEERKRRIEAEQKAREEELKRIEAERRQKEEEEKRRVAELETERKERQRLQAELDKLNAEKRAKEEAEKNKELSDKLDIETKKNQYLNSTRKTLSDDAEQLVHSIDLYVGNASTYVNELLATADIDNKIKSKIYAIKNSIDKALKVSQIIIKSNFDYKHTSQRVNLPTYIKEYLEDIGLSRKSLSIKTTNVFEKFYLLNPIDIDIIFDNLISNSIKAKAKNIEVSFEKTDKNLIINYYDDGNGVPENLVKNPSSIFELGVRESTERGSGIGMYDVFNRVKQLKGSIEFSGNGQKLKGASFKIVI
- a CDS encoding DNA cytosine methyltransferase: MAKNTYIDLFAGCGGLSLGFFNSKQWLAKFAIEKSPDAFETLNYNLIENKSHFDWPNWLPKTNHDINDIINEYADKLRLLRGTIDLVAGGPPCQGFSTAGRRIENDIRNKLIESYVRFIRLVQPKLIFFENVKGFTQKFDKNKIKGRIYSEYVKKSLRRVMKKEQFPGYEVYGKLVDFSEFGVPQKRTRFILVGIRKDIASDFQPKDFFELLVSNKKAFARSKGIKVSNNLVEAISDLVRIKETKCPDSRGFNSGLYNNVSSNYQRLLRSGYDDEIPDSHRFAKHNLKTVEKFNYLLQHATKGKTLSKQIKEKYNLKKRTIIPLDGLKPAPTITTLPDDYIHYCEPRIFTVREYARIQSFNDWYKFRSKYTTGGDRRTQEVPRYSQIGNAIPPLFGEQAGLILNKILNK
- a CDS encoding DinB family protein is translated as MINELFECKILRASRTRLLQLIETVDYEILFKIPEGFNNNIIWQIGHCITSQQRHMYMRSGLPMYISKEFMESFKIGSSPGSWQAIPDIDEVKHLLIDTVNHLESDLKSGLFVTYEPFDLPIGIHVKNHFEALQAANYHEAEHSGKIFMYLKLLVKD
- a CDS encoding sensor histidine kinase; amino-acid sequence: MPYIESRYTKLLNVLNWLGLCFMLGYAILNLTNERYFLAVLNVFNMADAAAVLVLHRLRMYLSARLVMVGCRIVIYTISGLYFHNGAEYFLLTLLITTIIIFEHKWIRIFLCSLITLSCISVVLFPQPPLLGLPVMEEQAIVNMLVAIALIIGTVTFFKSIQYGYQKEVEKQRQALIELNRDKQRMFSILAHDIRSPIATLENLLQVFYENLLTRSEQMKTTQLLKDQVTQLGITMDDLLNWSTRGMRGIQTVKTPFLLYPVLMELFLFFDLIIKQKQLEVELHMDQEMILSADRDQITVVMRNLLSNACKFSHTGGQIRIAAIKKDNRREVIIEDKGVGMDENSINRLFTSSNISTQGTAGEKGYGLGLMLCAEFVRLNEGNITVKSRFGEGSIFTISLPE
- a CDS encoding GNAT family N-acetyltransferase — encoded protein: MKIQSLENTDPAQLMKVINMAFSDYIVPFQLNLDQLKFKIFTEGIRLDLSFGVYSSERLVAFVLHGLRMIGDELVAYNAATGVVPDYRGRGFVGAMYDKLLPKLNELGVKQMILEVIERNQSAIRVYEKLGYSVHRKLDCFSGIVQTSDPAPDIEIREIKEFQWPVFTSFWDIQPSWQNSVITLEDSIDHCRIVGAYQQNTLAGYVVFNPVSRRIQQISVAQNYRRQGIATSMISYVSATLSKQELFINNVDHTSKATLLFIKSLGLSFKLAQFEMLRML
- a CDS encoding DUF4870 domain-containing protein; amino-acid sequence: MDKKTLSILSYVTIIGWIVAYLKSKDLQPKSDLVSYHLKQGFGFFILSVVINVALSIIVFIVPALSFLSYIGIVLFILWIFGLINAVNEQKKPIPVVGKMFEDKFDFID
- a CDS encoding LytR/AlgR family response regulator transcription factor, encoding MYRTIIIEDEYHLREALSIMLEITAPAKVQIIGYAESTEEAVRLIDRLKPDLIFMDIMLKNGSGFDVLQQAAYRSFHLIFTTAYEEHAIRAFKFSAIDYLLKPIDPEDLKTAIDRIAQFRGKFLEESQVSELTHNLRKNPDKIVLPTQEAMHVVKIDQIIRCETSGSYTTFFLTGAKNIIVSKPLKNYEDILIPPLFFRVHQSHLINTNYITSFSREGLIFMEDKTTVPISRAKKESFFKLMKSD